Below is a window of Theropithecus gelada isolate Dixy chromosome 15, Tgel_1.0, whole genome shotgun sequence DNA.
GGTAAATTACTGCCCCTCACTGGGTCTCTGTCTACACACCTGCAAAATGAGAGGGTCTTTAGATGAGTCTCCTTAATTCATTTCCTAGACAAGCTTCCTCCAAGGCTTCCCCAGATTCACCAGCGATGCCCCTCCCTAAGTATCAACTTGGCTGTACTTTGAACTCTGGCCCCTCAGGTTTCAAGGGTTTGTCTGGGATCAAACAGGCCTTGTCTGGGATCAGTTCTGTCTGGGGAAAGAAGCTGCACCAGCCTCTGGATAGCAGGCTGAGTCATTTGTTTCTTGTGCCTTGAGTCAGTTCTCTCATCGGCTCTCCTCCTAGGCCAGTGTTATTACCTCCAGTAAAGATCGAAAAGTTGGGGTTCAGAGAGGGCTAGAGACAGACAGCCTGCTCTGTCCTGtcttttctcctgtgctggattttaaaaatccaaatatatttcATGGTACAGTGGAAGAACTGGTCAGAGAGTCTGGAAGTTTGGGTTCTGGTCCTGGCTGTGCCACTGACCCACTGTGACCTTAGGTAAGTACCTGCCCCTTTCAGGCTCAGTCTACTCCGCCCAGCAGCCAGGATATTGTTCAGATGCTCTGCAAGTCCCTTTCTGTCTTTGACATCcctaataatgataatagcaatCATAATAATTGTGTCCTGACCTACAAGGTCCTGCCTGAGCTGGCCTCTGTCAACCCAAAGCACCAGACTCCTtgccctgcctcagggcctttgcacttgctatttcCACTGATGGGAGCACTCACCTACCTCTGCTTCTTGCACATTCATTCTTCTGATCTCCATTGAAACTTGACTTGCagggccgggaatggtggctcacgcctgtaatcccagtactttgggtggccaaggctgggggatcacttgagtccaggggttggagagcagcctgggcaacatagtgagatccccaccaccccaccccaccccactgccccgtctctacaaaaaattcaaaagttagctgggaatggtggctcccAGCTACgaggggggctgaagcaggaggactgactgagcctgggagatcaaggctgcaatgagccgtgcactccagcctgggagacagagagagagaccgtgtctcaaaagagaaattaaaaataaataaaaagaaacttcacTTGCTTATGACATTCCCTAACTACACAGACTAGATGCATTCCCTGGATTTATATCCTTATGGTATCTATTGACTTCATTGTATTTAAGTATTTGTGTAGTTCTTTGCCTAATACCTGTATGCCTGTTCTTCAGTGCCTGTAAATGCCATAAGGGCTGGAAATCTGTCCCATATGCTAGCAGCTAGCTCAAAAAGGTGCTCAGAAATGTGTTGTGGATTCAGAGTGACTTTCCTAGGGTCACACCATTGGCAGcaccagaatttgaacccagtctGTCTGATGTCAGGGCCTGAGCTTTCACCTTACCTGCTGTTTTTCATTCTAGGATCTTGTGCTGTGAAGACATTTCCCAAGTGCTTCATGTTAGCCAGCAAATCTGACCCACAAGGCCTGGAAAGTGGTGATTGTTAGGTTGTGCAGAGGTGGTCAGCGTCCCCTGGGACCCACTGTAGGACCTGAGGCAGAACTGGGGTGGACTTGGCCTCCTCCATGGCACACCGGCTGCAGATACGACTGCTGACATGGGATGTGAAGGACACGCTGCTCAAGCTCCGCCACCCCTTAGGGGAGGAGTATGCCACCAAGGCCCGGGCCCATGGGCTGGAGGTGGAGCCCTCAGCCCTGGAACAAGGCTTCAGACAGGCATACAGGGTCCAGAGCCACAGCTTCCCCAACTACGGCCTGAGCCATGGCCTCACCTCCCGCCAGTGGTGGCTGGACGTGGTCCTGCAGACCTTCCACCTGGCAGGTGTCCAGGATGCTCAGGCTGTAGCCCCCATCGCTGAACAGCTGTATGAGGACTTCAGCCGCCCCTGCACCTGGCAGGTGTTGGATGGGGCTGAGGACACCCTGAGGGAGTGCCGCTCACGGGGTCTAAGGTTGGCAGTGATCTCCAACTTTGACCAACGGCTAGAGGGCATCCTGGGGGGCCTTGGCCTGCGTGAACACTTCGACTTTGTGCTGACCTCTGAGGCTGTTGGCTGGCCCAAGCCAGACCCCCGCATTTTCCAGGAGGCCTTGCGGCTTGCTCATATGGAACCGGTAGTGACAGCCCATGTTGGGGATAATTACCTCTGCGATTACCAGGGGCCTCGGGCCGTGGGCATGCACAGCTTCCTGGTGGTTGACCCACAGGCACTGGACCCTGTAGTCAGGGATTCTGTACCTAAAGAACACATCCTCCCCTCTCTGGCCCATCTCCTGCCTGCCCTTGACTGCCTAGAGGGCTCCACCCCAGGGCTTTGAGGCCGGTGAGGGAAGTGGCTGGGCCCTAGGCCGTGGAGAAAACCCTAAACAAAGCTTGGAGACAGGGAGCCTCTTTCTCCACAGCTCTGGACTTTCCCCCTCTGCCTGCAGCCTTTGTCACCTATTCTGATAATAAAGCAGTGAGTGCTGAGCTCTCAGCCTTGCCCCACTAACCAGCTCCTAGCCTCTGCCTTCCCTCATTCTCATTCGCACCCTTTTCCACTAGGAGGCCTCTTCACATCCAACAGGATTCACAGAAGGCCCAACTAGCTTCAAAACCAGGCACTTTCAAACTTGGTTTTAGCAGCAGGGGCCTTTTGTCATGGGAGGTCTGAAACCCCATTatgcaaaactaaaaacaaactgaaaaacggCTGGAGTTGAAGCAGAGGTCCTAAGGTCTCTCTTTCAGCTTCTGAAACACCCTCCCTCTGGAAGCCTGGGGTCAGCATTTAGTTTGAAAAGCAGTATGCTAAGCCGTCCTATAAGGACACTGTCCATTAGTACCACATAGTATGAAGAGAATTTAAGCAAGGAACCCCATGACAGTCATGAGAAGAAATCCTGTTGATATATGCCTGCCCCGTGTTAGGTAATGTGCTAAGTtatttatatgcacatataaCCCTCAAAGCTACCTCGTTGGGCCTAGGTGGTTTGACCCCCACCACAACTTGacgaatgaggaaactgaaattcagaggTTAAGCAGCCTGCCCGAGGTCACAGCCAGCATGCAAAGAAGCCAGGATTGCAATTTAGGCACATCTGAATCCAAAGCCCATTGGCTTGACCACTAGGTTGTAAATAGATGGGGATGCTTGTCATATGAAACATGGTACAGTGGAGATTCTGGGAGAATAGGGGAGCTGTCCTAAAGAATGTCAATCTCGAAGGGCACCTCTGTCGCAGAGACCAGTGTGGAGGTAGGAAAGTATGGGGAGCAAGGACTGGAGTGTAGGGAGTAggtttgtggggaggggggaacaATTGGAGGTTGAAGTAGGTTGGGTTTTTCAATTCCTTTTctcactttaggaggctgaggcaggaggatcacttgagctcaggagttcgagactagtctgggcgacacggtgaaaccccatctctacaaaaaatttaagaactagCCCAGTGTGCTggcacacacctttaatcccagccactcagaaggctgaggcgagaggatcacttgagcccaggagttctgttACAGTGAGctacatgccactgcactccagcctgggcaacagagtgaaaccctgtctctgaaaacaaaaacaacaaaaatttctcttcctgcctccccacCTTCCCACACCTTTCTACTTGGTATTTGCTGGACATCTCTGTGCCTTGCCCAGTGCCAGGGGATGCCACACATTAAAAACATAGGCACACTCCTGGCAGTGTGTTCTGGTGCCAGCAGCCCGGGAGCGTTCTAGAGTGGATGCTGAATTGAGGAGTGGCACTGGGGGTGGCTTTAGATGAGCAGGGGGATGCGGAGGACGTTCCTGCAGCAGGCCCATGAACTGTGGAATGAAGGCTGCTGTGAGGAGCTGGGTTGGTGGGTTGGGAGAAACATGGCATGGGGACCTTCAGGTGTCAAGAAAAGCCTTGGCTTTGACCCAGATTTGTGAGCAGGGGCTGTGCCCAGGCAAAGGCAGGGAAGATCTCTTTGGGACTTGACCAAACCCCTTTTGGTCTGTCTTCCTTGGGACTGGCACCAAGGCCAGGCAGcagtaatttccttttctttttttttttttttttggagatggagtcttactctgttgcccaggctggagggcagtgttgcaatctcggctcactgcaatctccgcctgccaggttcaagcgattctcctgcctcagcctcccgagtagctgagatcacaggtgtgcaccattatgcccagctaattttttgtatttttagtagagatggggtttcaccatgttggccaggctggtctcgaacttctgacctcaggtgatccacctgccttggcctccctttgagactctgtctcaaaacaaaaattaattaataaacacTGGTTTTCAAACTGCTCTGTGGCTCCCAAAGAAAGTGGGGAGGGCtctgcctttcattttctttggaccCAGGAGCCTAAAGTTGTAGGTAAGATTACTTTAGAAGAGAGTTCCTGGATAAAAGTTTGAAGACCACTGTTCTAGGGTGAACTTCTCATGGAGACAAGCATAAAGGGACTTGCCTTGGGTCTTGGTAACGTCTCCAGGCTCTCTCTGCTACACTGAGCTGCCGCCCACTTATTTCCGAGAATACAATAAGGGTATGAAGACAGGCCAGCGTACGGTATACACCCAATTAGCAACAAAGAACATGGAATAAATCTTTAATGCTTTCAAGACCTTTAATAATGCCCACGTGCCCTGAGGTTGGCCCTCTTGCTCCCTCAGCTCTTTCTGGCTTTAAGCCATCACCCCAGGTGTGCAGTTTATGTTAGAGGGGGCCATCAGGTAGGGAAACTTAGCAGCTTCTCTAAGGGAAAAGGCTGTCCCTGCTATTACTGGTGGGCACAGGCTGGAGCTCAGTCGGCAGGTGTGAGACAGATGCTGATGATGGGGCTGCAGTCAGGTTACCTGGAGACATGATCCCCTGGTCCTCTGAGGGCCTAGGCAGGACATGGGGGAGGACACGGTCCTCTAGGACAGAGTCCGCTGGCCAGGAGCAGCCTTTCAGGTTGCTCTTGTGtgctagaaaaaatattttctctatgtgTCATGTCATGAAAAAGAAGCACTGAATTAATGGGATGTGGAAACTTTACCCacaggctcctctgcctgtgaaGAGAAGCACTTCTGCATGTGCAAAGCTGGAGCAGGAGGCTGAATGGCAGTGCTTCTCCAGAGACCACCACATCCACCCAAGTCACCTGTCCACCTACATTcacctatccatctatccatccactcacctgccaaatatttattgcatactcACTATGCACCAGGCACCATCCTGGATGCCAGAGACAAAGTGAAGACACCCTCAGAGGGGCAGATGCATGGTGGATTTGGGAGACTAAGGCCCAGGGAATAGTGGGTTCCCCACAGATAGCCAGCATTCAGAGCAGCAATCTCCAACCCTTTGAATGCAAGGACTTTTTTGCTTATCTGTGGTGGCAGATATCACGAAAATGTataaacagtttttttgtttttttgtttttttagctcattagctatcgttagtgtattttatgtggcCCAAGAAAATTCTTcgaatgtggcccagggaagccaaaagtttGGACACCTGTGATTTACAGGTTGTGCCTAGATCTGAAAGAGATCCCCATCCCTCCTAAAGCTGCCCACTCGTTGTGGGCCTTGTTTCCCTTAGAAACACCACACACATCATTTGGGAAAAGGACACTGAGTAGAAACATGGCCTGAAAGGGTGGTGGGAGGTGGACCTGGCTTCCTGTGGCCAGAAGTCAGCGGACGATGGAAATGGTCTGATCGGCCACAGCAAAGACTGGGAAGAGGGGCCCCAGGAAGGACCCATGATGGGTATACAGCACTGTGCCGGAGGCTGGCTCATAGAAGAGCAGCTCCCGAGCCTGCAAGTCCAGCAGTACACCCAGCTGGGCTGGGCCCCGCAGCAGCCCCAGGGGCTCATGTTGCCCATTGTGTGAGAAACGAAACTCCTGATCATAGCGAGAGAAGACCCAGGAGAAGGCATTGTGGCCCAGACGGCAGTCACTGCCAGAACCCTTGCGGGGCAGGTGACCTGAGGCCACGCCCACCTTATAGGCACAACTGTTCTGGACATTCACCATCCAGGCATGGAGCCCATTCTGGAAGGAGGTGGCAGCCAGGGCATTGGGCCAGTGGTCGAAGCGCTCTGGGCCATCTGCACAGGTCTTTGACTTCTTGGTGCTGAAGGTCAGGGTCTTTCGATCATCTGACAATTGCAGGAAGGGGCTGACTGTCCTCTCATCGATCCGTATGTCCTCTGTGCCTGCCAGAAAGAATTCTCAGAGTTGCCGAGGGCCCACCCTGCCCTAACCTGGTCCTGCCAGGTAGCAAAAGTTCCTCACCACTCATTAGCATGGTGACCTCATATAAGCCATTtactttctctgtgcctcatctataaaatggatgtCAAAATAGGACTTCTCACTGAGTGATCACAAGAATTAAACAGAATCATACATGTAAAGTGCCCAGCATGTAGTGCTCTGTAAACTGTAGCCTTTATAACAATAGTTACTATCAGTCAAGACCCTCATCTGTAAACTCTGATAGAAAtaaggcccagagaggaaaaAGGGAGTTGCCCAAGTTTAGACACTGAGTTGGTGGCAGGGGCAAAATGAAGACAAAGCATTTTGTTCCTATACCTAGCACTGATTATACTCCTTTCTACTTGGTCATATGTGTGACCTCCAGATTGCACTTGTCCTAGAAACACAGCCTCTGGGAGCTAGGAAGCATGAGATAAGCAATTTCTAGCAAATACCTAAACTGCTGGTAAATCAGGCATCATTTGATACCAGAATCTACAGTAGACAAGCTACAACTTGTATCAAAATTGTAAGGATAATATGAGGAGGGaggattaaaactgaaaaaaaaaaaatcagtctattAACCTAACTATTCCACGAATTGTGCAAAGACTATCATTGGGAGAATGGAAGCTTCCATCTAACTTGGAGGAGGCCTGCTCTGGAGAACCCCTGTGCTAAGTGGGAATTCCTGGAGGCAGAAGACCATGTCAGTTTACCTCTGTGGCCCCAGCATGCGGCACAGGGTGAGGCCCACAGTTGGTCTGAGTCAGTGTGTGTAAAGTGAGTAAGTGAGGCAAATCAGGCAGCTTGATTCTTGGTCCAGATGTTCTTCAGTTGGCCATCAATTATATCTTCTTAAAGAGAAACCCCAGGTTTCCAATAAATAATACTGAGCTGCCCTAGTAAGTCAGGATATAAGGAAGACATGACTTATAGGAATGAGATTTATCTTTGACCCAACCACAGAACATGTTAGTCTGGAAATGGGCAGGACTTGGCCCAGCTGCCCCAGGCCTGTCTGGAACCTTGACCCTACTGACCAGCCTGCATCCAGGATGACTTGTTTAAGCTACCATTTCAGAAGCACGAGTCGCCATTGTGAACCAGGAGTGAAccccagacagacagacagaagccCAGTTGTCCTAATGATCCTGGACGACTCTACTGCTGCTAACCTGAGAGGGACCCAAGAACCGCCGTTGCCCAGAGTCGGGTCAGTAGTGGGCTCCGAGTGCACTTCTCATTAAAGTTCAACATTTCCGACTCCTGGGGATCCAAAATGCCCTCTGCTTCTTCAGTCCTTATATGGggaaaaacagagacagagattcaGGATGGTTCTGGAAATATATCTGCATCAATATGGGGTGAAGAGAAGAACAGAAGTAAAATTCTCCTATCCAGGTGACACCAAGATTGGCAgctagggccaggtgcagtggctcacccctgtgaccctagcactttgggaggcctgaggtgggagaggattgtttgagcccaggagtttgagaccagcatgggcaacataataagactccacctctacaaaaaatttaaaaattagctgggcatggtgaggcatgca
It encodes the following:
- the BSPRY gene encoding B box and SPRY domain-containing protein isoform X1, with the protein product MSAEGAEPGPGSGPGPGPLCPEHGQALSWFCRSERRPVCAACAGLGGRCRGHRIRRAEERAEELRNKIVDQCERLQLQSAAITKYVADVLPGKNQRAVSMASAARELVIQRLSLVRSLCESEEQRLLEQVHGEEERAHQSILTQRVHWAEALQKLDTIRTSLVGMLTHLDDLQLIVSQARQKEQEIFERTEEAEGILDPQESEMLNFNEKCTRSPLLTRLWATAVLGSLSGTEDIRIDERTVSPFLQLSDDRKTLTFSTKKSKTCADGPERFDHWPNALAATSFQNGLHAWMVNVQNSCAYKVGVASGHLPRKGSGSDCRLGHNAFSWVFSRYDQEFRFSHNGQHEPLGLLRGPAQLGVLLDLQARELLFYEPASGTVLYTHHGSFLGPLFPVFAVADQTISIVR
- the BSPRY gene encoding B box and SPRY domain-containing protein isoform X2 is translated as MSAEGAEPGPGSGPGPGPLCPEHGQALSWFCRSERRPVCAACAGLGGRCRGHRIRRAEERAEELRNKIVDQCERLQLQSAAITKYVADVLPGKNQRAVSMASAARELVIQRLSLVRSLCESEEQRLLEQVHGEEERAHQSILTQRVHWAEALQKLDTIRTSLVGMLTHLDDLQLIQKEQEIFERTEEAEGILDPQESEMLNFNEKCTRSPLLTRLWATAVLGSLSGTEDIRIDERTVSPFLQLSDDRKTLTFSTKKSKTCADGPERFDHWPNALAATSFQNGLHAWMVNVQNSCAYKVGVASGHLPRKGSGSDCRLGHNAFSWVFSRYDQEFRFSHNGQHEPLGLLRGPAQLGVLLDLQARELLFYEPASGTVLYTHHGSFLGPLFPVFAVADQTISIVR
- the HDHD3 gene encoding haloacid dehalogenase-like hydrolase domain-containing protein 3 — translated: MAHRLQIRLLTWDVKDTLLKLRHPLGEEYATKARAHGLEVEPSALEQGFRQAYRVQSHSFPNYGLSHGLTSRQWWLDVVLQTFHLAGVQDAQAVAPIAEQLYEDFSRPCTWQVLDGAEDTLRECRSRGLRLAVISNFDQRLEGILGGLGLREHFDFVLTSEAVGWPKPDPRIFQEALRLAHMEPVVTAHVGDNYLCDYQGPRAVGMHSFLVVDPQALDPVVRDSVPKEHILPSLAHLLPALDCLEGSTPGL